The following is a genomic window from Chitinophaga caseinilytica.
CGGCCCCGCAAAAATTGCAGAGCCGGCCTGGTCAATAAAACGATGGATATCAGTTTTTCGGTGTAAATATTTTCACGACGCCGTCGTCTTCGCTGCTCACGATGAGGAGGCTCTTTTTCGTAGGACTATCCTTCGCCGGTACAAACAACACACCTTCGGGCGCATCGCCCACTTTCAGGATGTTGAGGAATTGCGGACTGATGGGGTTGGTCACGTCGTACACAGCCACCGCGTCTACACGCTCCATGCCTACGAACGCAACGGTTTTCTTGCCCATCACGCCCAGCGCGATGCCTTCCGGTTCGATGCTTTTATCGTCGCTGCGGCCATCTTCATAAATGCCGGCTTCTTTGGCTTTCACGTCCAGTTCGTTTTTGCTGTCGAACAGTTGTGCGCCGGTGTTGCCGTTCCAAACGGAAAAGGAACGGGCGCCGAAGGAATAAAGCGCCTCGTACAGTCCGTCGCCGTTAGCATCGCCGAGGGTTTTGGTAACGTTGAGGCGGCCCAGCACGGCATCCGCTTTCAGCGCGGCAGCATCGGGGAATACGGCAGGGTCGAGGGAAATGGATTTGATGCGCTTGTTTTCGGCATACGCGTCCCACTCGCGGACGTCTCCTTCGTTGGCGGTGAACAGGTGCGGCACGCCGCCATTCACGAGCACGGCGATGGCATCGGGCTGGTACATGCCTTTCACGGGCCATTTTTTGAAGGTAACGCCACCGTCGCTGTCAGACAGGTCCACGGCATTGGCGTCTGTATTGTAATCCTTGAATCCCAGCGGAAAAATGTCGGTAATGGTTTTCGCCGCGAGATCGATTTTCGCGATGGCGTTGTTTTCCTGCAGCGTTACCCAGGCGGTTTTGGAATCCGGGGCAACGGTGATGTATTCCGGCTCGATGCCTGCGGTGAAAGTACTGCCGGCAGGCCCGAAGTTGCGGAATCCCTTAGCGGCAAGCGTCGCTTCCTGCGCGGCAAAACCGCTGAAATCGAGGTGCGTGGCGGTATAGTTGTTTTCTATGTTGATGATGGTCACGGTACCTGCGGGATCGGCGGAGTAATCGGTAGCGGGCTCGCCTTCGTTGGCAGTCAGGATGAGCTTACCGTCGGGCGAAAACGTCACCATATCGGGCAGTGCACCGGTAGGGATGGTTTTGATGAGGGAAAGGTCGGAAGTGCTGAACACGTCTACCCGGCCGGCCAACGTTTTGTTCGTAGCCTCGATGGCGGCAGCCAATTTACCGTTGCTTACGGCCAGACTGTTCACGTTTCCGCCGTTGGTGAGGATATCCTTTTTCAGGTCGGTGATTTTGGAGGGATCGGTGAGGTCGAGCACCTTGATCATGTTGGTGCCGTCGTTCTTCACCACGAAGAGGCGTTTGGTGGCGGGATCGTAGGCGCTGATTTCGGCGGCGCCGGCTTCGCCGATGTCGATAGACCCGATTTCCGCGAATGAGGATGGATCTTCGGTAATTTCGGTCCCGGGGTCATTCTTCACATCGTCTTTCGAACAGGCGGCCAATGCCGTCATAGCCGCGATGGGCAAAATGTACTTGATTTTCGTGCGCATGTATCAGATAGGTTTTATACCGCGCAAGAGTAGGGAAGATGTATGACCGCGATGTAAACCGCAGGTTATGATATTGTTACCAAAGGCAGTCTGGTTTAGATCTGCTTTTCGGTCCACGCTTTGGTGGCGGCGGTCAGCAGTGAAATGACGTCGGTTTTGCCGGCTTTGAACGAATGGTCTGCCCCTTCGAATTTCTCGAGCGTGGCCGTGGGGAGCGATTTGCAGACGGAAGCGATCATGTCCCAGGTAGCCAGCGTGTCTTTCGAACCTTGCAGGAACAGCATGGGAATGTGGATGTGGTGGAGATGTTCGGCACGGTCGATGGAGGGTTTACCGGCGGGGTGGAGCGGAAATCCGAAGAAAACGATCCCTTTCACCAGTGCATCCGGGTGGGTGGAAATGTATTGGGACGTCATTCTGCCGCCGAAAGATTTGCCGCTGGCGAACAGGGGGATCCCCGGCGCGAGGGTGCCCGCTTTTTCGATGGCCGCCGCAATGGCTGCCTGCGCCACCGCCGGCGAATCGGGCCGTTTCTTCTGCTGCTCCGTAAATGGGAAATTGAACCGCAGCGTAGCGATGCCGGCTTTGGACAACGATTCCGCGAGAGCTTCCATGAACGGATGGTCCATGCCAGCACCCGCGCCATGCGCCAGCGTCATCACGCACACCGGGTTCGCGGGAGAAACATATTTTGCCGAAACCTTGCCGATCTCCGGCGAAACCTTTATCTGTAAGGATTTTGTGCTCATAACCGTAAAATTACATCATCTCATCAAAACGAAATACCCCGTCAAACCTGCAATTCAATGTTGACAGCCGTTCCCGCACCGGGCGACGAGTCAATGTCCAGCCGGCCCTTCATGTACTGTACCCTCGACCGGATGTTCGACAACCCGATCCCTCCGGCAGCGGCATTCATATCGAACCCGCGGCCATTATCTTCCGCCGTGATATAGAACATATGTTCTTCGTGGATGCATTGCAGCAGGATTTTACTCGCTCTTCCATGGCGTATCGCGTTCGACAACACCTCCTGCACGATGCGGTAAATATTGGCCTGCGCGGTGTGCGGCAAATCGCCGCCGGGGCCCGACCATTGGAATTCAATTTCCAGTTCTTCGTTCGCCAGCCCGTCGCACAGGTCGGTGATCGCCGAGCGGAGGCCCACTTTCAGGAGGCTTTCCGGCATCATATTATGCGCGATGCGCCGCAATTCGGACATGGAATCTTCGAGGAGGTACATTACTTCGTCCAGCTGCCCGTTAACCTGCTTCTTCTGTTGCCCTGCCAGCTTGATGCGGATCCCCGCCAGGGAGCCGCCCAGACCGTCGTGCAGATCGCGCGCCAGGCGGCGGCGCTCCTTTTCTTCCCCTTCCAGTAAGGCATTCGCCACTTTCAATTCCTGCCGCTGTTCGATTTCCTTCACCTGCTGGCGCGCCTGCTTCTTGCTGGTCCGGTAAAACACGATCAGCGACAGCGTAGCCACCAGCAACAGCAATCCCGCTACGCCCAGCAGCCCGTTCCAGAGGCGCTGGTTCTTTTGGGTCATAAGCGCGTCCTGTTTTTCGGCCTGCAACTGGATGATGCGTTTCTCCTTTTCGGCGGTATTGTATTTGGTTTCTATCCGGGCGATGTCGGTCTTCATTTTTTCGGGGTAGGTGCTGTCGCGCTCGTCGCTATAGCGTTGCAGCCATTCATGCGCTTTGGGGATATTGCCCATTTTCTCGTACGTTTTCGCCATACTTTGGAAATACAGCATCCGGTTGCCATCGAGGTTCACGGGTATTTCGTCGATCGCTTTTTGCAGGGTTTCCAATGCCTCGCCATAATGCCCCATGTCGTGCTGGATCTTATACTGCATGAACCGCAGTTCGGCAGACTTGTAGGTTTTATCCATTTTTTCGGCCAGCAGGATGCCGCGCCGCGCGTGGAACAGCCCTTGTTCCCAGGCTTTTGCGGCATGGCAATATTTGATAGCGGCGATGTGGTAATCGATATTGAACTCGGATGCAGGATAGGGCCGTAACAGTTCCCCGGCGCGGTCGATCATGATTTTGGCCTGCGCGAGGCTGTCCATATAGCAATAGTTATTGGCGGCGTAGAGCGTTGTCGTGAGCCGGTCGTGCATATTGGGTGAGCTTCTGGCGTAACATTCGAAACTTTTGTCGAAGTAAACAGCCGCCTTCCCATATTCCTGGATATTCATGAAGATCATCCCCACATCCGTATAATAACTCCCGACCCGTGCTGTCTCGCCCGCTTTCTCCGCCAGGGGGATGGATTTGGTGATGATGAGATGCACCATTTCGGATTCATTGTCTTTCCGTTGATAGATGGCCCCCATGTTCCGCCAGGCCCGGGCCTGGTAAACGTAACTTTCTTTCGTGAGGAACTGGCTGAACCGGTTGGCGGATTCCTCATACAACGCCAAAGCCCGGTCGTAGTCCAGGTCGAAGTAAAACCCCGCTTCGAAAAATGTGCCCATGGCCTGGAGGTATCCGTTTTGCCCGGCGAGGCGTTTCCCCAGCTCCAGGTGCTGGCGGGAGCGGGCGGTGTCCGAATACGACCAGAAGTCGGACAACTGGAAGCTGGCACAGGCGCGGATACTGTCGTTCGCACCGTTTTTCTCCAGCTGGAGCAGACTGTCCACATATCGTGTTTCGTTGACCACCGGCTGCGCTGAAGCGACGAAGGCGACAAGGGTTAAAAGAAAAGTGAAAAAGCTTGTTTTCATATAGTCGGGCTGCTGCAAAATGATGGCCCCGGGCATATGGTCCCAGATGCTGCATGGTTTTAATGATCGGAGGTTAAAAATACCGATGTTTGGGTAGAAAACAATCGCCGGGAAATTTGGGTTGGGGCTGGATAAGAAAAGCCGCAGGGCCGGCGGGCCCGTGCGGCTTTCTGGAGTTATTCGTTGCAGGTATCAGTATTGAACGACGATTTTCCCGATGGTGCGCCCGCTTTCGAGCTGCTGGTGCGCTTTTTTGAAGTTGGCGGCGGTGAGGCCCGGGAGGGTTTCGGTGAGCGTAGGCAGGAGGGTGCCTTCGTCCAGCAGCGCCGCCACTTTGGTGAGGATCTCGTGCTGCGCCTGCATATCGGGCGTTTCGAAACTGGCACGGGTGAACATCAATTCCCAATGGAAGCTCACGGATTTGCCTTTCAGCTTGCGGATATCGACCCCTTCGGCCGGGTCGCTGATGGAGCCGATGCGGCCCTGCGGCACGATGAGCTCCGCCATGGGCTCCCAGTAACGGATAAGGTCTACCAGGTCCACGATGAAGTCGATGTTTTGAAAACCCGCTGCCCGCACGGCTTCCACGAGGTTTGCATGGTCAACCACCACATCGGCGCCCATTTTCCGGCACCATTCCGCCGATTCCGGCCGTGAGGCGGTAGCGATCACCGTAAGCCCGGCGATCTTCTTCGCCAGCTGGATGGCGATGGAGCCCACGCCGCCGGCGCCCCCGATAATGAGGATGGTTTTGCCTTTATCCCGCTCACCGATCCCCATGCGGTCGAACAGCAATTCCCAGGCCGTGAGGGCGGTAAGTGGGATGGCGGCGGCCTCGGCTGGACTCAGCCGTTGCGGCGCTTTCCCCACGATCCTTTCGTCTACGAGTTGGTATTCGGCGTTGCTGCCGGGCTTGCGGATGTCTCCGGCGTAATACACGGCGTCTCCCGGCTGGAAGAGCGATGCCGTATCACCCACGGCCTCCACTACACCGTACGCGTCCCAACCGATGATCTTCGGCGCGGGAAGGGGCTGATCTTTGGCGGAATTTCGGCGAACTTTATAATCGACCGGGTTCACCGAGGCCGCGGCAATCTTCACGAGGAGTTGCCGGCCGGAGGGTACCGGTTTATCGGTATCGAATTCGATGAAACTGTCTGTTTCGGTAATGGGCAGCGATTGCCTGAATCCTATGGCTTTCATGTGCTTTTTGTATTTTAAGCAAATTTATACCAGTCAACGGGATGTTTACCAGTATATTTCTACCTAAATATTGTATAATTTCGCGCTATGCGCACGCAACAATTATATGAGCCATACGCATTCCAGGTGGAGACGCTGGATGAAATGCCGGAATTGATGCCCAACAAGCACTTTTTCGAACTGGTATATATCCTGTCTGGAACGGGCCGGCATTGCATCAACCAGCATACGTTCGATTATGGCGCCAATCATATGTTCCTCATCACCCCGCAGGATTGCAGCCGGATAGACATCGCGTCCACCACCACCTTTTTCATCCTCCGGTTCAGCAATATCTATCTCAAAACGAACGCCCTCACCCTGGAAAACATCCGGCGGCTGGAGTTCATCCTGCAGAATGCCAACCACAAACCCGGTTGCATCCTGAAAAACCTGGCCGATAAACAGCTCATCCGCCCTATGATCGAAGGCATCATCCGGGAGTCCGTAAACCAGGACCTGTACGACCGCGAGATCATCCACCAGCTCGTCAACAGCATCATCTTACTGGTGGCCAGGAACATCGCCAAATACCTCCCCGAAAAAGTGGACGCCAATTCGGAAGAAAAAATTCAGGACATCATCGGCTACATCCAGCAACATATCTACGAACCGGAAGCCCTGCGCACCGCGGCTATCGCACAGCATTTCGGGATGTCGGAAAATTACCTGGGGAAGTATTTCAAGAAGCACTGCAACGAAACGCTGCAATCCTACACCGCCAATTACAAACTTACGCTCATCGAGCACCGCCTCCGCCACAGCGACCGGCGGATCAACGAGATCGTGCATGAACTGGGGTTTAACGATGAAAGCCACCTCAATAAATTCTTCAAACAGAAAAAAGGCGTCAGTCCCCGGCAATACCGGCTGGAGCTGCAAAACGCCGCCGGCCATCCTTCTTAACAGGAATAAAACATTCCACGGCTAAACTTTCCCGAAAAAGTTCCGCATCTTGGGAAAAGAAACAATGCTTCGCGCTATCATGAAAACGATCCTCTTTTCCCTGGTGGCCCTTTTCGCCGCCCATACCTCCAACGCACAGACCTCCCGTGCAGACAGTATCCTGGCCGATTTCAGGAAAAATCCGGACCACGTACTGGTAGCCGCCCACCGTGCCGCGCATACGCACTTTCCCGAAAATTCCATCCCGGCGATCCGGGAAGCCATCCGCCTCGGGGTCGATATCGCCGAACTGGATGTGCAACGTACGAAAGACGGCGTTTTCGTGTTGATGCACGACCGCACCATTACGCGCACCACCGGCCAGCCGGGCTCCGTGGCCGACTATACGCTGGCCGAACTGCAAAAATTCCCGCTGCTCCATAACGGTCAACCGACGAAAGAACGCATCCCCACTTTCCGCGACGCGTTGCTGGCCGCGAAAGGCAACATATTGATCGATGTGGATTTTAAGGTAGACGGGATAGAAGCTGCGAAAGACTGCTTCGCCCTCATCCACAAAACCGGCATGGCGCCGCATGTACTTTTCTTCCTCTACGACCATCCCGATGCGGCCATCCTGGGTGCGCACGACGCCTTCATGCCCAT
Proteins encoded in this region:
- a CDS encoding choice-of-anchor I family protein, which gives rise to MRTKIKYILPIAAMTALAACSKDDVKNDPGTEITEDPSSFAEIGSIDIGEAGAAEISAYDPATKRLFVVKNDGTNMIKVLDLTDPSKITDLKKDILTNGGNVNSLAVSNGKLAAAIEATNKTLAGRVDVFSTSDLSLIKTIPTGALPDMVTFSPDGKLILTANEGEPATDYSADPAGTVTIINIENNYTATHLDFSGFAAQEATLAAKGFRNFGPAGSTFTAGIEPEYITVAPDSKTAWVTLQENNAIAKIDLAAKTITDIFPLGFKDYNTDANAVDLSDSDGGVTFKKWPVKGMYQPDAIAVLVNGGVPHLFTANEGDVREWDAYAENKRIKSISLDPAVFPDAAALKADAVLGRLNVTKTLGDANGDGLYEALYSFGARSFSVWNGNTGAQLFDSKNELDVKAKEAGIYEDGRSDDKSIEPEGIALGVMGKKTVAFVGMERVDAVAVYDVTNPISPQFLNILKVGDAPEGVLFVPAKDSPTKKSLLIVSSEDDGVVKIFTPKN
- a CDS encoding alpha/beta family hydrolase — encoded protein: MSTKSLQIKVSPEIGKVSAKYVSPANPVCVMTLAHGAGAGMDHPFMEALAESLSKAGIATLRFNFPFTEQQKKRPDSPAVAQAAIAAAIEKAGTLAPGIPLFASGKSFGGRMTSQYISTHPDALVKGIVFFGFPLHPAGKPSIDRAEHLHHIHIPMLFLQGSKDTLATWDMIASVCKSLPTATLEKFEGADHSFKAGKTDVISLLTAATKAWTEKQI
- a CDS encoding sensor histidine kinase gives rise to the protein MKTSFFTFLLTLVAFVASAQPVVNETRYVDSLLQLEKNGANDSIRACASFQLSDFWSYSDTARSRQHLELGKRLAGQNGYLQAMGTFFEAGFYFDLDYDRALALYEESANRFSQFLTKESYVYQARAWRNMGAIYQRKDNESEMVHLIITKSIPLAEKAGETARVGSYYTDVGMIFMNIQEYGKAAVYFDKSFECYARSSPNMHDRLTTTLYAANNYCYMDSLAQAKIMIDRAGELLRPYPASEFNIDYHIAAIKYCHAAKAWEQGLFHARRGILLAEKMDKTYKSAELRFMQYKIQHDMGHYGEALETLQKAIDEIPVNLDGNRMLYFQSMAKTYEKMGNIPKAHEWLQRYSDERDSTYPEKMKTDIARIETKYNTAEKEKRIIQLQAEKQDALMTQKNQRLWNGLLGVAGLLLLVATLSLIVFYRTSKKQARQQVKEIEQRQELKVANALLEGEEKERRRLARDLHDGLGGSLAGIRIKLAGQQKKQVNGQLDEVMYLLEDSMSELRRIAHNMMPESLLKVGLRSAITDLCDGLANEELEIEFQWSGPGGDLPHTAQANIYRIVQEVLSNAIRHGRASKILLQCIHEEHMFYITAEDNGRGFDMNAAAGGIGLSNIRSRVQYMKGRLDIDSSPGAGTAVNIELQV
- a CDS encoding zinc-binding alcohol dehydrogenase family protein, which translates into the protein MKAIGFRQSLPITETDSFIEFDTDKPVPSGRQLLVKIAAASVNPVDYKVRRNSAKDQPLPAPKIIGWDAYGVVEAVGDTASLFQPGDAVYYAGDIRKPGSNAEYQLVDERIVGKAPQRLSPAEAAAIPLTALTAWELLFDRMGIGERDKGKTILIIGGAGGVGSIAIQLAKKIAGLTVIATASRPESAEWCRKMGADVVVDHANLVEAVRAAGFQNIDFIVDLVDLIRYWEPMAELIVPQGRIGSISDPAEGVDIRKLKGKSVSFHWELMFTRASFETPDMQAQHEILTKVAALLDEGTLLPTLTETLPGLTAANFKKAHQQLESGRTIGKIVVQY
- a CDS encoding AraC family transcriptional regulator, translated to MRTQQLYEPYAFQVETLDEMPELMPNKHFFELVYILSGTGRHCINQHTFDYGANHMFLITPQDCSRIDIASTTTFFILRFSNIYLKTNALTLENIRRLEFILQNANHKPGCILKNLADKQLIRPMIEGIIRESVNQDLYDREIIHQLVNSIILLVARNIAKYLPEKVDANSEEKIQDIIGYIQQHIYEPEALRTAAIAQHFGMSENYLGKYFKKHCNETLQSYTANYKLTLIEHRLRHSDRRINEIVHELGFNDESHLNKFFKQKKGVSPRQYRLELQNAAGHPS
- a CDS encoding glycerophosphodiester phosphodiesterase family protein, with product MKTILFSLVALFAAHTSNAQTSRADSILADFRKNPDHVLVAAHRAAHTHFPENSIPAIREAIRLGVDIAELDVQRTKDGVFVLMHDRTITRTTGQPGSVADYTLAELQKFPLLHNGQPTKERIPTFRDALLAAKGNILIDVDFKVDGIEAAKDCFALIHKTGMAPHVLFFLYDHPDAAILGAHDAFMPIMPRTRDVASTHETLGYGKFPALHLDETFYSDRLADSVRATGARVWMNALGEFDKKEQAQRGAGFDSFFQSFPRTGIVQTDLPGELVEYLRKKGKHRL